In Methanocaldococcus sp. FS406-22, the genomic stretch TGAGATGTATAAAGACAAAGCTTAAGTTAGGTCATATTTATTTATTTTAGGTATTAAATAACATTACGAGGGAGAAACATGGAGAACTTTAATTTTAAATGTTATGATTTGGATGAAAAGGAAATTCCCATTCCTCCAGGATTGCCCCAATCAATAATTGCCAGATTATTAGAGATTTGTAATGTAAAATTTGACATTAGGGAAGATGAAGTATACAATGTAAAATATCCTGTATTAATTGGAAAAGAGAAGGACTTAGAAGAGGCTAAAAAATATTTAGAGCTAATTACAGAATCAAAATTAGCTTTAAGAGACATTGCAAGATTAGCAAGGAGATTTAAAGTTAAAGCTAAGATTTATACAGATGATGAAGATTTTAGGTATATTTTAGATGTTTTGAGTAGCGATATAGCCAATAAAGATTATATAGAGGTTGTTGAAGATATGCCAGAAGGAGAGAAAGAGGTTATTGAAATTGGAAACAAAAAAATATACGTAGGAATATAAAACCTTTTAAGATTTTATTGAAATTTTTTACCCCTTAATCTATTTTCAATAGGGTATTTAATAAATACGTAAAAATTAAATACATAAAACTGCGGAAATTTCCATCTAAACCTAATAAAAGTAGATATATACACTGCGGGAGCTCTATTAATTATTAAAAAATAAAAAATTAATTATCCTTCCAAGGTTAATAAATATTTTCTTGCCCCCTGCATTCCAAGCTGTAATTTTATCGCTTTTATAAGTTCATAGACATCTTCAACAGTCTCAGCATCATACAATGCCTCTTTAAACTTCTCCCTTTTTGATGGTTCTACCAAGTTCAATAAGTATTCAACTGTAGCAACCAACTCAATGTATTTTTTCTCTCTATTCATTAAATTATCTAATTCATTTAGTATCTCTTGAATTTTTCCAGATGGCATTTATTTCACCATATACATGATATCTAACTTTCAGGATAATTTTGTTATATGTGATATAAATATTTTAATACGAGTGGTTTCTATTTAACTAGTAACATTAAAAATACTTTTTATGGTGATAACTTGGCAATGATTGGATTAGTAGGGAAGCCAAACGTAGGGAAATCAACAATGTTTAATGCTTTAACTGAAAAACCGGCAGAGATTGGTAATTATCCATTCACCACTATACAACCAAATAAAGGAATTGCCTACATAACAAGTCCTTGCCCATGTAGAGAGTTGGGAGTTAAATGCAATCCAAGAAACTCAAAGTGTATAGATGGAATTAGATATATTCCAGTAGAAGTTATAGACGTTGCCGGTTTAGTTCCAGGGGCACACGAAGGTAGAGGGATGGGAAATAAGTTTTTGGATGATTTGAGGCAGGCAGATGCGTTTATATTGGTAGTGGATGCCTCTGGAAAGACAGATGCTGAGGGAAACCCAACAGATGATTATGACCCAGTTGAAGATGTTAAATTTTTACTAAATGAGATAGATATGTGGATTTATGGAATTTTAACTAAGAATTGGGATAAGTTGGCAAGAAGAGCCCAGCAAGAAAAAAACATAGTCAAAGCTTTAAAAGACCAACTAAGTGGGTTGAATATAGATGAGGATGATATAAAAATTGCTATTAGAGATATGGATGAAAGCCCAATTAAATGGACTGAAGAAGATTTATTAAATTTAGCTAAGAAACTTAGAAAAATCTCAAAACCAATGATTATAGCCGCGAATAAAGCAGACCATCCAGATGCAGAGAAGAATATTGAAAGGCTAAAGAAGGAGTTTGAGGACTATATTGTCATCCCAACATCTGCTGAGATAGAGTTGGCTTTAAAAAGGGCTGAAAAGGCTGGCATTATAAAAAGAAAGGGTAATGACTTTGAGATTATAGATGAGAGTAAAGTGAATGAGCAGATGAGAAGAGCTTTTGATTACATAAAGGACTTTTTAGAGAAATATGGGGGAACAGGAGTTCAAGAATGTATAAATAGGGCTTACTTTGATTTGCTAAATATGATTGTTGTGTATCCAGTTGAAGATGAGAATAAATTTTCAGATAAACAAGGGAATGTTCTACCAGATGCATTTTTGGTTAAGAAGGGAACTACTGCAAGAGATTTAGCATATAAAGTGCATACAGAGTTGGGAGATAAGTTTATCTATGCAATAGATGCAAAAAAGAAGATTAGGATTGGAGCTGATTATGAGCTAAAACATAACGATATTATTAAGATTGTTTCTGCCGCAAAATAAATAAATTTTTGGTGTCTTTATGGCTACAACTTATGAAGTGAGGATTTATGGAAGGGTGAAATGTGCTGAATTTATAGATAAGGTTGAGAGTTTAGGGAGATTGTTGAATGTAGATGGAGTTATCTATATTTATAAAGACAGTGTCAGGATTTTAGCTAATTTTCCAAATGAGAAAAAGAGACAGCTCTTTAAAGAAATTATTAAAGATTTAGAAGATGATGATGGTTTAATAAAAGTTGAAAAGATAGAAGAAAGAGAGCTAAATGTATATATTGAATTTCCAAAGGGGTTAAATAAGATTTCAACGAATGAATTGGAAGAGATTAATAAAAAGTTAGATAAGACAATTAATTATCTGGATAAAATTAGTGATGCCTTAGAAAACCAAATAAAAGTCTCAAAGGAGATTAGAGATATATTGAAGGACACTTTTGAGGTTTAACCTTTATTCAAATACTTTACTCATACATCCAGCCAACAACCCAGCTATAGCATCATCTAAGAACATAAATCCTCTCTTATCCAACTCTCCAATAATTCCGGGTTTTTTAGCATCATAGAATCTAAAGTTAAAAATTGCCTTAGTCCCAGCAATCTCATTTGCTATAGCTAAGCCTATAACCTCATCAACATACACATAATTAGGGTCTTCGTTATAATTAAATGGCAAATTGTTGGTTTTGCCTTCTCTATCTAACAAAATTGCCGCAATCAATAGAGTTGAGACATTGGGATTGGCTAATTGCTTTAATAAAATTTCTTTAAGTTTCTCTCTAACTTTATCTTTCTCTTCATCATTACCAATATATAAGGCCATTCCAGCATCTAATAAACTGTCAATGGTTATTCCAAACTCCTCTAATTTTTTAATAATCATTCTCTCACTTTGTAAGTATTTCTTTTATAGCATACCATTCAATTATCGAAGTTGGCTTAATTATCCCATTTATAACATCATAAAACAATATTTCGTTCTCAATTAAAAATTTAACTTCATCAAAAATCTCATCTTCAAAGTTATCAATATCTACCTTTATCTTATTATCAAATTTACTTAAAACCTTTAATAAATTCTCCTTCCTATCTTTATTTGACTTTAATAAATACTTCAATCCATCTGCTTCAACGTTAATCCATTGTTTTATGGTTTGTTCAACAGACAAACCTAATTTTTTATTATTTATCAATTGGGAGATTTCATAAGGTAGAGATAAATATTTCAAACAATAATTAATCTCCTCCTCACTAAAGCCCTCATCTTTTAAAATATTTCTTATGCTTCCTTTCCTCAACCAATCAATTAAATAATACTCAGAGGCATTTTTTAATGTTGAATTCCTATAGAT encodes the following:
- a CDS encoding redox-regulated ATPase YchF, encoding MIGLVGKPNVGKSTMFNALTEKPAEIGNYPFTTIQPNKGIAYITSPCPCRELGVKCNPRNSKCIDGIRYIPVEVIDVAGLVPGAHEGRGMGNKFLDDLRQADAFILVVDASGKTDAEGNPTDDYDPVEDVKFLLNEIDMWIYGILTKNWDKLARRAQQEKNIVKALKDQLSGLNIDEDDIKIAIRDMDESPIKWTEEDLLNLAKKLRKISKPMIIAANKADHPDAEKNIERLKKEFEDYIVIPTSAEIELALKRAEKAGIIKRKGNDFEIIDESKVNEQMRRAFDYIKDFLEKYGGTGVQECINRAYFDLLNMIVVYPVEDENKFSDKQGNVLPDAFLVKKGTTARDLAYKVHTELGDKFIYAIDAKKKIRIGADYELKHNDIIKIVSAAK
- a CDS encoding acylphosphatase, with amino-acid sequence MATTYEVRIYGRVKCAEFIDKVESLGRLLNVDGVIYIYKDSVRILANFPNEKKRQLFKEIIKDLEDDDGLIKVEKIEERELNVYIEFPKGLNKISTNELEEINKKLDKTINYLDKISDALENQIKVSKEIRDILKDTFEV
- the cobZ gene encoding alpha-ribazole phosphatase CobZ, producing MIIKKLEEFGITIDSLLDAGMALYIGNDEEKDKVREKLKEILLKQLANPNVSTLLIAAILLDREGKTNNLPFNYNEDPNYVYVDEVIGLAIANEIAGTKAIFNFRFYDAKKPGIIGELDKRGFMFLDDAIAGLLAGCMSKVFE